A genome region from Natronobeatus ordinarius includes the following:
- a CDS encoding DUF7563 family protein has protein sequence MVGVSVHTWQSASTSRCLHCGAHVTDQFCRVFGDDRDRAHRCGECDTYARLSRGSAAGVDVPIPDPETSEGRHGGEPR, from the coding sequence GTGGTTGGGGTGAGCGTCCACACCTGGCAGTCGGCCAGTACCTCGAGGTGTCTCCACTGTGGCGCCCACGTCACCGACCAGTTCTGTCGAGTGTTCGGTGACGATCGCGACCGCGCCCACCGCTGTGGCGAGTGCGACACCTACGCCCGACTGAGCCGCGGGTCCGCCGCTGGCGTCGACGTACCGATTCCCGATCCGGAGACGTCCGAAGGTCGTCACGGAGGTGAGCCGCGGTGA
- a CDS encoding MFS transporter has product MTLLSNPRKRRWLAWGALALVFLLVNVHRLSTAVLSERLTAAFDTSAAQLGTLHAAFFVVYALVQIPTGVVADRIGPRHVGSAGAVVLSVGAVGFALSDGYLGAFLSRGLIGLGSGVIFISILRFCANWYRADEFGTMTGLTAGVAGLGAILATTPLALTVAAVGWRPTVLGLAAVGLVAAVGVAVLARSSPADAGLEPIEGVPEQPSVTFAETAGHLRTLAGDLEQWLLSIVFFAGMGALLTLLGLWGVPYLVVVYDLDVTTASYFTLLGSVGLLVGPPTIGWLSDRLERRLAPMAVGLALFTVSLAVVPVFGRPPLPVVAVAYFASGFLVGAAVLSLTVVKERYPPAASGVATATVNTAGFVGAAIFPALMGLALDTYRTGDVVGGTVAYTEFGYRVAFAIVAGAVAVSFCCSLWLLARDRAGSNATS; this is encoded by the coding sequence GTGACACTTCTGTCGAACCCGCGGAAACGGCGGTGGCTGGCGTGGGGCGCGCTGGCGCTCGTCTTCCTGCTCGTCAACGTCCACCGTCTCTCGACGGCCGTCCTCTCAGAGCGGCTCACGGCGGCGTTCGACACGTCGGCCGCCCAGCTCGGAACGCTCCATGCCGCCTTCTTCGTCGTCTACGCACTCGTCCAGATTCCGACCGGGGTGGTCGCCGACCGGATCGGCCCCCGTCACGTCGGCTCGGCCGGCGCCGTCGTCCTCAGCGTCGGCGCCGTCGGGTTCGCCCTCAGCGACGGCTACCTGGGTGCGTTCCTCTCGCGAGGCCTCATCGGACTGGGCAGCGGCGTCATCTTCATCTCCATCCTTCGATTCTGCGCGAACTGGTACCGGGCCGACGAGTTCGGAACGATGACCGGGCTGACCGCCGGCGTCGCTGGCCTCGGGGCCATCCTCGCCACGACGCCGCTCGCGCTCACCGTCGCGGCCGTCGGCTGGCGACCGACCGTTCTCGGGCTGGCCGCCGTTGGCCTCGTCGCCGCCGTCGGCGTCGCCGTCCTCGCGCGGAGCTCTCCCGCGGACGCCGGCCTCGAGCCGATCGAGGGCGTTCCCGAACAACCCTCGGTGACGTTCGCGGAAACCGCCGGCCACCTCCGAACGCTCGCGGGCGACCTCGAGCAGTGGCTCCTCTCGATCGTCTTCTTCGCCGGCATGGGGGCGCTGCTGACGCTGCTCGGGCTGTGGGGGGTTCCCTACCTCGTCGTCGTCTACGACCTCGACGTGACGACGGCCTCCTACTTCACCCTGCTCGGCTCCGTCGGGCTGCTCGTCGGCCCGCCCACGATCGGCTGGCTGTCGGACCGACTCGAGCGACGACTGGCCCCGATGGCCGTCGGCCTCGCGCTGTTCACCGTTTCGCTCGCGGTGGTCCCGGTCTTCGGCCGGCCGCCGCTGCCCGTCGTCGCCGTCGCGTACTTCGCGAGCGGTTTCCTCGTCGGCGCCGCCGTGCTCTCGCTCACCGTCGTCAAGGAGCGCTACCCGCCGGCGGCCAGCGGCGTGGCGACGGCGACCGTCAACACGGCCGGCTTCGTCGGCGCCGCCATTTTTCCGGCGCTGATGGGCCTGGCGCTCGACACCTACCGGACGGGCGACGTCGTCGGCGGGACCGTCGCCTACACGGAGTTCGGCTACCGCGTCGCGTTCGCTATCGTCGCTGGCGCCGTGGCGGTCTCCTTTTGCTGCTCGCTGTGGTTGCTCGCCCGGGACCGGGCGGGATCGAACGCCACGTCGTGA
- a CDS encoding universal stress protein translates to MYQHVLIPTDGSEGTQRAIKHAVALALELEATVHALSVVESTGATKRDQLRADPEAEARDALEPVTEAADGADLEVTSTIREGVPAEEILAYASENDVDMIVMATHGRTGLDHVLMGSVAEQVVRNSTVPVVTVRPTEEAT, encoded by the coding sequence ATGTACCAGCACGTTCTCATCCCGACCGACGGGAGCGAGGGGACACAGCGAGCGATCAAACACGCCGTCGCACTCGCTCTCGAGCTCGAGGCGACCGTCCACGCCCTCTCGGTCGTCGAGAGCACGGGCGCGACGAAACGCGATCAGCTGCGGGCGGACCCCGAAGCGGAGGCCAGAGACGCGCTCGAGCCGGTCACGGAGGCCGCCGACGGGGCCGACCTCGAGGTGACGAGTACGATCCGCGAGGGCGTTCCAGCGGAGGAGATCCTCGCCTACGCTTCCGAGAACGACGTCGACATGATCGTGATGGCGACCCACGGCCGCACCGGCCTCGATCACGTCCTGATGGGCAGCGTCGCCGAACAGGTCGTTCGCAACTCGACTGTCCCCGTCGTGACGGTCCGCCCCACCGAGGAGGCCACGTGA
- a CDS encoding DUF5789 family protein, which produces MSDEGRSRDRVQDRAEERKASRAETTESILEDVESHLGELEYPVTGEELAIEYGSEPIDLPNETESLGSVFDRLANEEFDSPGEAREAIYGELTGEAGDVHEANPERDLKALDDEAGGSPSEGESDSR; this is translated from the coding sequence ATGAGTGACGAGGGCCGAAGCCGCGACCGCGTCCAGGACCGGGCCGAAGAACGCAAGGCGAGCCGGGCCGAAACGACCGAGTCGATCCTCGAGGACGTCGAGTCCCACCTCGGGGAGCTCGAGTATCCCGTCACGGGAGAGGAGCTCGCGATCGAGTACGGCTCGGAGCCGATCGACTTGCCGAACGAGACCGAGTCGCTCGGGAGCGTCTTCGACCGGCTGGCGAACGAGGAGTTCGACTCGCCCGGGGAAGCGCGCGAGGCCATCTACGGCGAGCTCACGGGCGAGGCGGGTGACGTCCACGAGGCCAACCCGGAACGCGACCTCAAGGCGCTCGACGACGAGGCGGGCGGCTCGCCCAGCGAGGGCGAAAGCGACTCGCGCTGA
- a CDS encoding MaoC family dehydratase encodes MTRYFEDLAVGDTFEVGSYTVTKDEIVEFAEQFDPQPFHLDEAAAQESMFGELVASGLHTLCLSVRLFVTEFVTTDDGLANMGGLGMDDLRWHQPVTPGETLTLRIEVLEKSPSESRADRGYVDFRRSVWNEAGEELLSIVSHNVVRRREEA; translated from the coding sequence ATGACGCGATACTTCGAGGATCTCGCGGTCGGGGACACGTTCGAGGTCGGCAGCTACACGGTGACGAAAGACGAAATCGTCGAGTTCGCCGAACAGTTCGATCCGCAGCCGTTTCACCTCGACGAGGCGGCGGCCCAGGAGTCGATGTTCGGCGAACTCGTCGCCAGCGGGCTGCACACGCTGTGTCTCTCCGTCCGACTGTTCGTCACCGAGTTCGTCACCACCGACGACGGCCTCGCCAACATGGGCGGTCTCGGGATGGACGACCTGCGCTGGCACCAGCCGGTGACGCCGGGTGAGACGCTGACCCTCCGCATCGAGGTGCTCGAGAAATCGCCCTCCGAAAGCCGAGCCGACCGCGGCTACGTCGACTTCAGGCGAAGCGTCTGGAACGAAGCGGGCGAGGAACTGCTCTCGATCGTCTCACACAACGTCGTCCGCCGACGCGAAGAGGCCTGA
- the ftsZ gene encoding cell division protein FtsZ, which translates to MQDIVQDALENAEEEAREMDASFDDDEFGDPRIVIIGCGGAGNNTINRLYNIGVEGADTIAINTDKQHLKMIEADTKILVGKSLTNGLGAGGDPSMGERATEMAQGTIKEVLGDADLVFVTAGMGGGTGTGAAPVAAKIAKEQGAIVVGMVSTPFNVERARTVKAEEGLERLREQADSIIVLDNNRLLEYVPNLPIGKAFSVMDQIIAETVKGISETITQPSLINLDYADMSTIMNQGGVAVMLVGETQDKNKTEEVVRDAMNHPLLDVDYRGASGGLVHITGGPDLTLKEAEGIADNITERLEASANVIWGARIQEEYKGKVRVMAIMTGVQSAQVLGPTTQKQADKSRASLEGLNETDFDASNNVSGRFGAQSDGGRSELEKHNGVDVIR; encoded by the coding sequence ATGCAGGACATCGTTCAGGACGCCCTCGAGAACGCGGAGGAAGAGGCTCGCGAAATGGACGCGTCGTTCGACGACGACGAGTTCGGCGACCCCCGAATCGTCATCATCGGCTGTGGCGGCGCGGGGAACAACACGATCAACCGGCTGTACAACATCGGTGTCGAAGGAGCCGACACGATCGCGATCAACACCGACAAACAGCACCTCAAGATGATCGAAGCCGACACGAAGATCCTCGTTGGCAAGTCGCTCACGAACGGCCTCGGTGCCGGTGGCGACCCCTCGATGGGCGAGCGGGCCACGGAGATGGCCCAGGGCACGATCAAAGAGGTCCTCGGGGATGCAGACCTCGTCTTCGTGACCGCGGGGATGGGTGGTGGCACCGGCACGGGTGCCGCCCCCGTCGCCGCGAAGATCGCGAAAGAGCAGGGTGCGATCGTCGTCGGCATGGTTTCGACGCCGTTTAACGTCGAGCGCGCCCGGACGGTCAAAGCCGAAGAAGGGCTCGAGCGCCTGCGCGAGCAGGCAGACTCGATCATCGTTCTCGACAACAACCGACTGCTCGAGTACGTCCCGAACCTCCCGATCGGCAAGGCGTTCTCGGTGATGGACCAGATCATCGCCGAGACCGTCAAAGGGATTTCAGAGACGATCACCCAGCCGAGCCTGATCAACCTGGATTATGCGGACATGTCCACGATCATGAATCAGGGCGGCGTCGCGGTGATGCTCGTCGGCGAGACCCAGGACAAGAACAAGACCGAAGAGGTGGTGCGCGACGCGATGAACCACCCGCTGCTCGACGTCGACTACCGTGGAGCCTCGGGCGGCCTCGTTCACATCACGGGTGGACCAGACCTGACGCTGAAGGAGGCCGAGGGCATCGCGGACAACATCACCGAACGGCTCGAGGCGAGCGCAAACGTCATCTGGGGCGCGCGCATCCAGGAAGAGTACAAGGGCAAAGTCCGGGTGATGGCGATCATGACCGGCGTCCAGAGCGCCCAGGTACTCGGTCCGACGACGCAGAAGCAGGCCGACAAGTCCCGCGCCAGCCTCGAGGGGCTGAACGAGACGGACTTCGACGCCAGCAACAACGTCAGCGGCCGCTTCGGTGCCCAGAGCGACGGCGGCCGAAGCGAACTGGAAAAGCATAACGGCGTGGACGTCATCCGGTAA
- a CDS encoding sugar phosphate nucleotidyltransferase — MHGLVFAAGRGTRLRPYTDGTPKPLLEVGGQPLLARCVRAVVDAGVEAITIVVGYRGGEIVDHFGDDFEGVSITYAHQREREGLAHAVLAAEAHVEGDVLAVNGDNVFDGDLSALVDRHRESDVDGTVLLDRAARNEAETTGLCDVAPDGTIREVESSLESPDAGHIAAGAQTHPPALFDACRAIERADSGEYELVDALQHLVDRGRRYVGVELDGWHLNVNTPADLERARQYVSDSAE, encoded by the coding sequence ATGCACGGGCTCGTTTTCGCCGCCGGGCGCGGGACGCGCCTGCGGCCGTACACCGACGGGACGCCGAAGCCGTTGCTCGAGGTCGGGGGCCAGCCGCTGCTGGCGCGGTGTGTACGCGCCGTCGTCGACGCCGGCGTCGAGGCGATCACGATCGTCGTCGGCTACCGAGGCGGGGAGATCGTCGACCACTTCGGCGACGACTTCGAGGGCGTGTCGATCACCTACGCCCACCAGCGCGAGCGCGAGGGGCTGGCCCACGCCGTCCTCGCGGCCGAGGCACACGTCGAGGGCGACGTCCTGGCCGTAAACGGCGACAACGTCTTCGACGGCGACCTCTCGGCGCTGGTCGATCGCCACCGCGAGTCCGACGTCGATGGAACTGTGCTCCTCGATCGCGCCGCGCGCAACGAGGCCGAGACGACGGGGCTGTGTGACGTCGCCCCCGACGGGACGATCCGCGAGGTGGAATCGTCGCTCGAGTCACCCGACGCCGGGCACATCGCCGCTGGCGCGCAAACGCACCCGCCAGCGCTGTTCGACGCCTGCCGGGCGATCGAGCGCGCCGACAGCGGCGAGTACGAACTGGTCGACGCCCTCCAGCACCTGGTCGACCGCGGGCGGCGATACGTGGGCGTCGAACTCGATGGCTGGCACCTGAACGTCAACACGCCCGCGGATCTCGAGCGGGCGCGACAGTACGTCTCGGATTCGGCTGAATGA
- a CDS encoding type IV pilin, whose protein sequence is MQWTKKLVGNEDERAVSPVIGVILMVAITVILAAVIAAFVLDLGGGVESEAQAGVDISQSQSGDGNITVSVTSMGNSERIEIRGDAADDLETNSTSGDYPLEQVGDSVTIGPNAGLNNESGTISIVAVTEAGTETSISSEDFDFSDN, encoded by the coding sequence ATGCAATGGACAAAAAAGCTAGTCGGAAATGAAGACGAGCGGGCTGTCTCGCCCGTCATCGGTGTAATCCTGATGGTCGCCATTACGGTTATCCTGGCGGCCGTGATCGCCGCGTTCGTGCTCGACCTCGGCGGCGGCGTCGAGAGTGAGGCACAGGCAGGTGTGGACATTAGCCAGAGTCAGTCGGGCGACGGGAACATCACCGTGTCCGTGACGTCGATGGGTAACTCCGAGCGCATCGAGATCCGTGGTGATGCAGCGGACGATCTCGAGACTAATTCTACTAGTGGTGACTATCCGTTAGAGCAAGTTGGCGATTCCGTGACGATCGGACCCAACGCTGGGCTAAACAATGAATCGGGAACGATTAGCATCGTTGCAGTCACCGAAGCCGGAACCGAGACTTCGATCTCGTCTGAAGACTTCGACTTCTCGGACAACTAA
- a CDS encoding ribbon-helix-helix domain-containing protein, protein MERVTLRIPEQQIEEVEQLVDSGEFPNRSEAIRSAVREMINEQNEGRRDRSSTGTNTNKRGWAKV, encoded by the coding sequence ATGGAGCGTGTGACACTGCGAATCCCGGAACAGCAGATCGAGGAGGTTGAACAGCTGGTCGACTCGGGCGAGTTCCCGAACCGGAGCGAGGCGATCCGGTCGGCCGTTCGAGAGATGATCAACGAACAGAACGAGGGCCGCCGCGACCGGTCCAGCACGGGTACGAACACGAACAAACGCGGCTGGGCGAAGGTGTAA
- a CDS encoding double zinc ribbon domain-containing protein, with protein MGKITFRADDALVDELEALDASKSEVMREALRSYLDAHAGSPSRAGRSHRSTGSDRRGSAADELVGELVDELVRERVDELLTRRADDRLAHDSREMPEVNVTIALEGDDSRKTSVEHVTERPERSAEPVGGDPDRGCDQCGEALDSSHVYCPNCGEKATRRLFCECGDEIRSDWAFCPSCGRRTPAADVLDPETL; from the coding sequence ATGGGGAAAATAACGTTCCGTGCGGACGACGCCCTCGTCGACGAACTCGAGGCGCTCGACGCCTCCAAGAGCGAGGTGATGCGCGAGGCGCTTCGGTCGTATCTAGACGCACACGCGGGGAGTCCGTCTCGAGCGGGGCGTTCCCATCGGTCGACCGGTTCTGATCGCCGTGGATCTGCCGCCGACGAACTGGTCGGGGAACTCGTCGACGAACTCGTTCGCGAGCGGGTGGACGAGTTGCTCACGCGGCGAGCGGACGACCGGCTGGCACACGACTCCCGCGAGATGCCCGAGGTAAACGTCACGATCGCACTCGAGGGAGACGACAGTCGTAAGACGTCCGTCGAACACGTCACCGAGCGGCCGGAGCGATCGGCTGAGCCGGTTGGTGGTGACCCAGACCGGGGCTGTGACCAGTGTGGGGAGGCGCTCGATTCGTCCCACGTTTACTGTCCAAACTGCGGTGAAAAGGCCACGAGACGGCTCTTCTGTGAGTGTGGCGACGAGATCAGATCTGACTGGGCGTTCTGTCCGAGCTGTGGGCGTCGGACGCCTGCCGCTGACGTGCTCGATCCCGAGACGCTCTAG
- a CDS encoding translation initiation factor IF-2 subunit beta, whose product MDYESSLDRAMEEVPDIGGSEERLQIPDAQAQKDGAFTRFTNLGEIADVLSREAEHLHRFVQRELGTSGKFADGRGRYNGNFAGSDFDATVDAYVEEYVRCSECGLPDTRLVREDRTPMLRCDACGAFRPVTKRSSSQQQQQQREAVEEGKTYTVEITGTGRKGDGVAEKGKYTIFVPGAQKGDVVEIYIENISGNLAFARLA is encoded by the coding sequence ATGGATTACGAGTCGAGTCTCGACCGAGCGATGGAGGAGGTTCCCGACATCGGCGGCAGCGAAGAACGACTGCAGATTCCGGACGCACAGGCGCAGAAAGACGGTGCGTTCACCCGATTCACCAATCTCGGGGAGATCGCCGACGTCCTCTCCCGGGAGGCAGAGCACCTCCACCGGTTCGTCCAGCGCGAACTGGGGACCAGCGGGAAGTTCGCCGACGGCCGCGGTCGGTACAACGGCAACTTCGCCGGGAGTGACTTCGACGCCACCGTCGACGCCTACGTCGAGGAGTACGTCCGCTGTTCGGAGTGTGGCCTGCCGGACACCCGCCTCGTTCGTGAGGACCGCACGCCGATGCTGCGCTGTGACGCCTGTGGGGCGTTCCGACCGGTGACCAAGCGCAGTTCGAGCCAGCAACAGCAACAACAGCGCGAAGCGGTCGAGGAGGGCAAGACCTACACCGTCGAGATCACCGGCACCGGCCGCAAGGGCGACGGGGTCGCCGAGAAGGGCAAGTACACCATCTTCGTCCCCGGCGCGCAGAAAGGCGACGTGGTCGAGATCTACATCGAGAACATCTCCGGCAACCTCGCGTTCGCCCGGCTGGCCTAA
- a CDS encoding homing endonuclease associated repeat-containing protein: MSQRTDDHYLEALRELADELGRSPRKRDMIKHGPYSEGPYYARWGSWSRALETAGFEPNWKRATDEELIHALREFTSELGHPPTQREMIEDGPYSHSQYTDRFGGWLDALEAAGLDPDERETKRGGAGGTLSREHLLEALRAYADDLGHTPTVAEMRADGPYTEKPYVSRWGTWTDALETAGLEPNVSRPSDWELLNELRAFADVLGRRPTSTDVESDGPYTLRTYLHRWDSWEETLEAAGLESLE; this comes from the coding sequence ATGAGTCAGCGAACCGACGACCACTATCTCGAGGCGCTGCGCGAGCTCGCCGACGAGTTAGGCCGTTCACCGAGAAAAAGAGATATGATTAAACACGGCCCGTACTCCGAGGGTCCGTACTACGCTCGCTGGGGATCCTGGTCGAGGGCACTCGAGACGGCGGGCTTTGAGCCGAACTGGAAACGTGCGACCGACGAGGAGTTGATCCACGCGCTCCGAGAGTTCACCTCTGAACTCGGGCACCCACCAACGCAACGGGAGATGATCGAGGACGGCCCGTACTCGCATAGTCAGTACACCGACCGATTTGGGGGCTGGCTCGACGCACTCGAAGCCGCCGGGCTAGATCCCGACGAGCGCGAAACCAAGAGAGGAGGTGCAGGGGGAACGCTCTCACGGGAGCACCTACTCGAGGCGCTTCGGGCGTACGCCGACGACCTCGGACACACACCGACGGTCGCAGAAATGCGAGCCGACGGCCCGTACACCGAAAAGCCCTACGTCAGTCGGTGGGGCACCTGGACGGACGCGCTCGAAACCGCTGGCCTCGAGCCGAACGTCAGCCGCCCCTCTGACTGGGAGCTGCTCAACGAGCTTCGAGCGTTCGCCGACGTGCTGGGCCGGAGGCCGACCTCGACCGACGTCGAATCCGACGGTCCGTACACGCTACGAACCTACCTCCACCGCTGGGACTCGTGGGAGGAAACGCTCGAGGCTGCTGGGCTGGAGTCGCTCGAGTAA
- a CDS encoding type IV pilin, translated as MNWTKKLVGNEEERAVSPVIGVILMVAITVILAAVIAAFVLDLGGGVDSEAQAGVEITQSQTDNTTTISATSMGNTEYIVFRGDVGNVSGTSYNPDDHRLERVGDSITLEYTAPDNGTITVVGVTEDGTETALTSEDFNFTD; from the coding sequence ATGAACTGGACAAAAAAACTCGTAGGAAACGAGGAGGAACGCGCCGTGAGCCCCGTCATCGGTGTGATTCTCATGGTCGCCATTACGGTCATTCTGGCGGCCGTGATCGCCGCGTTTGTGCTTGACCTCGGCGGTGGCGTCGACAGTGAAGCACAGGCCGGTGTCGAGATTACCCAGAGTCAGACGGATAACACTACCACCATCTCCGCGACTTCGATGGGGAACACCGAGTACATCGTCTTCCGTGGAGATGTGGGGAACGTTAGTGGGACCTCCTATAATCCAGACGATCACCGACTTGAGAGAGTCGGAGACTCGATTACGCTCGAATATACCGCTCCAGACAATGGCACCATCACCGTCGTTGGCGTCACCGAGGACGGAACCGAGACGGCGCTGACGTCTGAGGACTTCAACTTCACTGACTGA
- a CDS encoding transporter encodes MVRLSTIVILVGVGLLFVPIPPIATILGALVILAGIALRTFADR; translated from the coding sequence ATGGTCAGACTCTCGACGATCGTGATCCTCGTCGGCGTCGGATTGCTGTTCGTCCCGATCCCGCCGATCGCGACGATCCTCGGCGCACTCGTCATCCTCGCCGGCATCGCCCTCCGGACGTTCGCCGACCGGTGA
- a CDS encoding IS4 family transposase, with product MRRLTTLFPSEFLKEHAEELGVVERDRKLQIPAFVWAFVFGFAAGESRTLAGFRRSYNSTADETISPGGFYQRLTPSLAEYFRDLVERGLDEVAVPGTVDADIDRFRDVMIADGTVLRLHEFLADEYEARKEEQAGAKLHLLHNATEQTIEWLDVTDEKTHDSTLFNTGSWLEERLVLFDRAYFKYRRFALIDENDGYFVSRLKESANPVVTEELREWRGRAIPLEGEQIHDVVEDLHREYIDVEVEAEFDRRPYGGTHSRDTKRFRVVGVRKEDADDYHLYITNLPREEFLPSDLGTIYRCRWEVELLFRELKTQYELDEFDTTKKHVVEILLYAALLSLLVSRELLDLVTEQADDEIVFPPERWAATFRSHAQLILQELGEYLGYSPPPLLKRLIDDAQKTHQQRPVLQETLATATQPRCES from the coding sequence ATGCGTCGGCTCACTACATTGTTTCCCTCCGAGTTCCTCAAAGAGCACGCCGAGGAACTCGGCGTGGTCGAACGTGACCGCAAGCTCCAGATTCCCGCCTTCGTCTGGGCATTCGTGTTCGGCTTCGCCGCAGGCGAAAGCCGAACACTCGCTGGCTTCAGGCGCAGCTACAACTCGACAGCTGATGAGACGATCTCCCCCGGCGGCTTCTATCAGCGGTTGACGCCGTCTCTCGCAGAGTACTTCCGCGACCTCGTCGAGCGTGGCCTCGACGAGGTCGCTGTCCCTGGCACTGTTGACGCCGATATCGACCGATTCAGGGACGTGATGATCGCTGATGGAACCGTCCTGCGGTTGCACGAGTTCCTTGCCGATGAGTACGAAGCTCGCAAGGAGGAGCAGGCTGGAGCGAAGCTCCACCTGCTCCATAATGCCACCGAGCAGACGATAGAATGGCTTGACGTGACTGATGAGAAAACGCACGACAGCACGTTGTTTAACACAGGATCGTGGCTCGAAGAACGACTCGTTCTGTTCGATCGAGCCTACTTCAAGTACCGCCGCTTCGCGTTGATCGATGAGAACGACGGCTACTTTGTGAGTCGGCTGAAAGAGAGCGCAAATCCGGTCGTAACGGAGGAATTACGGGAATGGCGCGGCCGCGCCATTCCCTTAGAAGGCGAGCAGATCCACGATGTTGTGGAGGATCTGCACCGCGAGTACATCGACGTGGAAGTCGAAGCCGAGTTCGACCGAAGACCGTACGGAGGGACGCACTCACGCGATACGAAGCGGTTTCGCGTCGTCGGCGTCCGCAAGGAGGACGCCGACGACTACCACCTGTACATCACGAATCTCCCGAGAGAAGAGTTCTTGCCGTCGGATCTAGGGACGATCTATCGGTGTCGGTGGGAGGTGGAGTTGCTATTCCGTGAGTTGAAGACGCAGTACGAACTGGACGAGTTCGACACGACGAAGAAGCATGTTGTCGAAATTCTGCTGTACGCGGCGTTGCTGTCACTGCTGGTGAGTCGTGAATTGCTTGATCTGGTCACCGAACAGGCGGACGATGAGATCGTGTTTCCGCCGGAACGCTGGGCGGCGACCTTCCGGTCGCACGCCCAGCTCATCCTCCAGGAACTTGGCGAATATCTCGGCTACTCGCCGCCACCGCTGCTCAAGCGACTGATCGACGACGCACAGAAGACCCACCAGCAACGGCCAGTGTTACAAGAGACGCTCGCTACCGCTACGCAACCGAGGTGTGAGTCTTAG
- a CDS encoding redox-regulated ATPase YchF: MSVSHRIGLVGKPSVGKSSFFNAATMNDVPEGAYPFTTIDPSVGEAYVRVEDAAPEFDEVSTPSVGYLEGDTRFVPTKLVDVAGLIPGAHEGKGLGNQFLTDLNETDVLVHVVDFSGTTDIEGEPTEGHDPREDIAFLEEELDQWYLGVLEKGINRYESGYTTEDDAIEEELAEQMSAFKTNEDEIKLLIRRTDVGFDPAEWDDDDKLELAREIRKETKPMVIAANKMDTPQAQENYAEITNDPAYEHLTIVPCSAHAEKALKSADKAGVVDYRPGDDDFEITGDLSSEQEEGLEQIREFLDAYGATGVQAALETALFDVLGVVPVFPGGANGLGNERGEVLPDCYLLPEGSTAEDFAYSLHSDIGDGFLYAIDCRTNRQLGKEYEIQSRDVVEIVTTN, from the coding sequence ATGAGCGTGAGTCACCGGATCGGACTCGTCGGCAAACCCTCCGTCGGCAAGTCCTCCTTTTTCAACGCCGCGACGATGAACGACGTGCCCGAGGGCGCCTACCCCTTCACCACCATCGACCCGAGCGTGGGCGAGGCCTACGTCCGCGTCGAGGACGCCGCCCCCGAGTTCGACGAGGTGTCGACCCCGAGCGTCGGCTATCTCGAGGGCGACACGCGATTCGTCCCCACCAAACTCGTCGACGTGGCTGGGCTGATCCCCGGCGCACACGAGGGGAAGGGCCTTGGCAACCAGTTTCTCACCGATTTGAACGAGACCGACGTGCTGGTCCACGTCGTCGACTTCTCCGGGACGACCGACATCGAGGGCGAACCCACCGAGGGCCACGACCCCCGCGAGGACATCGCCTTCCTCGAGGAAGAACTCGACCAGTGGTACCTCGGCGTGCTCGAGAAGGGGATCAATCGTTACGAGTCGGGTTACACGACCGAAGACGACGCCATCGAGGAGGAGCTGGCCGAACAGATGAGCGCGTTCAAGACGAACGAAGACGAGATCAAGCTCCTCATCCGGCGGACCGACGTCGGCTTCGACCCGGCCGAGTGGGACGACGACGACAAGCTCGAGCTCGCCCGCGAGATCCGCAAGGAAACGAAGCCGATGGTGATCGCGGCGAACAAGATGGACACGCCGCAAGCCCAGGAAAACTACGCTGAGATCACGAACGATCCGGCGTACGAGCACCTGACGATCGTTCCCTGCAGCGCTCACGCCGAGAAGGCGCTGAAATCCGCTGACAAGGCCGGCGTCGTCGACTACCGCCCCGGCGACGACGACTTCGAGATCACCGGCGACCTCTCGAGCGAGCAGGAGGAGGGCCTCGAGCAGATTCGCGAGTTCCTCGACGCCTACGGCGCGACGGGCGTCCAGGCGGCGCTCGAGACGGCGCTGTTCGACGTCCTGGGCGTCGTTCCGGTGTTCCCCGGCGGGGCGAACGGCCTCGGAAACGAACGCGGCGAGGTGCTCCCCGACTGTTACCTGCTCCCGGAGGGGTCGACCGCGGAGGATTTCGCCTACAGCCTCCACTCCGACATCGGCGACGGCTTCCTCTATGCGATCGACTGTCGCACGAACCGTCAGCTGGGGAAGGAGTACGAGATCCAGTCCCGGGACGTGGTGGAGATCGTCACGACGAACTGA